attttaaatactttgtaaAATGAGTATCGGCTGAGAATTCCGACTCAGGATGAAAAGATGGTGAAACTGGAGGATGGCACAAACGCCGTTCGAAGATGatcgcacacgcgtaactctGACTCaggatgaaaaaatgttgaaactggAGGATGGCACAAACGCCgttcaaaaatgtaatttgtaaAATGAGTATCGGCTGAGAATTCCGACTCAGGATGAAAAGATGTTGAAACTGGAGAATGACACACACGCCCTTCAAAGATGctcgcacacgcgtaactccgacttgatgtataaaaatgttgaaaaactggaggatggcacacacgccgtttaatgatgttcgcacacgcgtaactccgacttgatatataaaaatgttgaaaaactggaggctggcacacacgccgtttaaagatgttcgcacacgcgtaactccgactggatatataaaaatgttgaaaaactggaggatggcacacacgccgtttaaagatgttcgcacacgcgtaacttTTGACTTGATGTATAAAAGGTTGAAAAAATTGGAGGATGGTGAAACCGCTGTTCAAAAAACGGATCGCACACGCGTACTTTTGACTTGATGTATAAAAGGTTGAATAAACTGGAGGATGAAGAAACGTTATTAAAAAATGGCTCGCACACGCGTACTTGTTGCTGCGGAGAACGAAAGCGAAGTGAGTTGCAGTTGTCCTTTTGCTccccttttcttttcttttgggtgtggaatcagctggtgtgtggtgtggaatgtaagttttgcTGATTTGTGACGTGGGTATGATGAAGGTGCGTGTCAGTGTTGCGTGTGTGTGGATGcccgggggaggatgctcatttgtacacTCGTAATGCCCAAATGGTGTTGAGAAGGCGGTTTTTCTTCTGTCTTCCTCTCTAACGGAGATTTGGTGAAAACCTTTGGCTAAATCCAGAGTGGTGAAGTACTGTGATCTACCTAGTTTGTCTAggattgaatttaaatttgtcatCTACGGTAAATTGGTTTATTTTTCCGTAGTCGATGACAattctatatttctttttcccggaattgtctttttttttcTCTACAATCCATAAGGGACTATTGTAGGGTGAattgctttctttaattattttctgttgTAGCATTTCTTCAATTTGGCGTTTTATCTCTTCTTCATGAATTTGAGGATATCTATACATTTTGGAGTATAAAGGcttacaatttgttgttataatttcatGCTGTACCTCATTGCTGCATGATAGTTTATGTtcttatttaaagaaaaggtCTTCGAAGTCATTGAGCAGCCTTAAGGTTGCTTGATGTTCTTCTTTATTCAAAtgggaaaaattgaatttatcttttagataattttgtttagtatattccaaattgcaaacattttctatgtattgggaataattaaattcttcgaaataaattttattttttaaatatcaacgTAGTTTTCCGCACAATTAATTTTTGGGTTTTAAaggttttaagaaattttggccTATTACAcctgaaaattttgtgtttgaaaaGTTCAATAGTTTCCACTGAAGGGTGCCAAAGCATCCAAACTCTTTTGGAGATGGTGTGGTTACTacacttttgttttgtattttataagatatttcattcttattttgGGATAATTTTCCAATAATATCCCTTCTTTTAAAATGCTTGTAGTTGATCCTGTATCTATAAGGcaactaattttagtttttcctaTCGTTATATTCATTATGGGGAGTTTTGTTCTTGaggcgttattaaaaaatttacttcattgTCTTCGAGTATACCTATTTCCATTGGTTCAGGTGTAAGTGTGGTATTATTGTTATTAGTACTTCTACGCGAAAATCTGGTATTGTTGCTACTATTTCCTCTGCCATAATTTTGCGTAAAATTGTGTGAATACTGTTCATTTTGTCGTGTATTagtattttgtatgttttgataatttttgttatatataatgTATTGGTATTTGGTTGAATTCGTGTAACTAAGCTGTTCCTATTTGTGTTTTAATTAGTGTGAAAATATTGCGTTTTATtcatagtaaaattttgtttgcttaagcTTTTTCTATGTGCAATATGTATCGTTCTAGTGTCATCTGAAGCtttaattttagaatatttatttataatatcgttaagcgaacaattttcatttaaatgtgatcTCATAGGTACatcaatttttgcaattaataagCTAACTAAATCTCTGTCTACCCTATATGgcttataaatataagtgataattcgggtggtggagcacggtgctcgctcgttccgtagatgtggttggccgtggggaaacggtcggcgcaaatgattccacaaaatattaaataaaaaaccaaaaatttcatataatatgtgtatttaaatataataaattggacaaacacttacctacgtctgtatcgctaagcggtcgcaaaaggagagagcgcgcaactttttagtaagtgtttagttgcgcgcgaattaaaacttcgaaaagagaaaaggaaaagattgctctgccgatacagacgtggcaaaagaaattgggcgggggcggcgtcaacattctccccgccttgcagtattactgcaaatgcagtttacaataaattacttaaaactaacttaactaactggCTCCTGCACTTTCTCTTCCATGTCTTCTTTGCAGAAGGGGTGGCCGaagagacgaatcgagtctggttcggtccgggaaatgccgctgagatgaatcgaACCCCAGTCGTTCATTGACAAGCCGCCAATTTACATAGAAGTCAACACCTTCCGAGGTCGGCGAAACGACTCGAGTCTAACTCGATCCTGGGTAGGTGGTGAATGTGAGAGGCGTTGACAgccagtgcactttattgtgccgATGTTAGATGACGCCGGATATGATATAACCCAGCGACGTATTTTGGGCGATGAGTTGGCTCATTGCCGCTGGTTGTAACCCGGGCAACATGAGCCGGGAGTAAACGTCCGTAGTGTTGCTTGCCTATCCTTGATGATACGGCCTGCATCTGCTTGACGTCGAGCGTCTCGTCCAAGCCTTCGCTTcggatggggtggccgacgagacgaatcgagtctggttcggtccggacaatgtcgctgagacgaatcgagtcccagtcgatcgttgccatgccgccaatccgAAAGGAAGTTACCAGCATGCCGAAGTCGgagagacgactcgagtctggcTCGATCTTGGGCATGTGGTATGCGGGAGAGGCCTCGTTGGTCAGAGCTTTGCGTAACTGATGACGTTCGTTGacacggttgttgttgttgctgcttgtgaTGTGTTCGTTGTGTGGTGTGTGGCTGTCGACTGCGTTGCTCGTCTGTTGCTGCGCGCTGCATGTtgatttactgttgttgttgtggccacCGCATGTAGGTATTGTGTAGACGGATGTTGGTCTTCTTGCTGCGATTGAGACGGCGACGCCTGCTGTTGCTGATGATAATAGGCTGTTTGCAGTTGATAACGCTgctcgtattgttgttgtagctgtagcTGCATCTGCTGGTGGTGAATGGCATCGGACAATGGCGCCACTGCGTTGCTCGTGGCATAGTGTTGCTGGTGTGGTGAGGCCGCCACAGCTGATGATGGCGCCAACGTTTGTGATTGGGGTGGTAGTGGTGGCGTTGCTGCGTCAGCATATCGGTGCGTTGCAGCTGTGACAGCCGTTGCTGCCACCGTTTCAGCGGCGCCCGTGTAATAAGCGAAATTGTTGGCCTTTGGATGTTGCTGACAGAGATAACGCTGCTGCAGGCAGTGTCGGCACACCGACGCTACCATGCGTATCGGTGTGATTCGATGAGCCGGGCGCATCATTTGTTTCGCCATCATCGTTAGTTTGATCCTGTTGTAGTTGGTACTGCTGTTgatgctgctgatgttgtttctgttgtgtaaatataaaattcgtaTTATTTActctacaaaaatgattttgtgtttgctgttgaattattgttgaattttgtttgtggccTTTGCCAGTTACCTTGGTTTCTTCGGAGGGAACAGAACCTGTTATAATCCAACCGAACACTGTACGTTGTGCTACGAGGGATCCAGAGATCTTCAATTTTACCCCATTTAGAATGATTTTCGGGTAAAGATCCGCTCCAATcaacaagtcaaccttttgactcgtatagaaattattatccgctAAGGGGATATTAGGTAACCTTTTGACAATTGAAGAGTTAATTGATCTGGATGGAAGCAGTCCAGTAAATTTTGGCAGTACCAAAGCTCCCGCTTCTAGTTTCAAACTTTTGTTACGGGGCGAGCCAATTGTGATCGAGCATACCGATTGAACTCGTCCTGACAAGGTATTATTCAATCCTGAAACTCGCGCGCTGAGCTTTTTGGTTGCCAAATGTAAGCGTTTTTGCAGACTATTGCTTACGAAGGTGGCTTCAGATCCCGAATCAATCAGGGCTCTGacagtgaaggtgctctcgttgtgacatatggtcaccatggctgtacctaagagcACCTAACCGTGCGTTAGGCTGCATCTCAATGaatctttgacaagttttcaaaatgtgcgATTGAGATGAGCACAGTTTACATCTGGTATTGTTTGTCTTGGCGTGATGGGAATTGATGGGCCTGGATCCAATCCTTGATTGCAAGGTTGGTATCCGACCTTCACCATCAGCCGACTTAATATTGGGTTGAGTACTCAACTCGCCTTTGAGGTTTGATACTCTCTCAAGCGTTCCCCAAACGGGTTAAGGTTAAAAACTTGTCTAACTCGACCCATTTTGGGATCTCTGAATCCGAatccagagattgttcccaaagcgaCAGTGTATAGTCCGGTAATTGGATTGAACACAAATACGTAAAAATGGCATCCCAGCTATCTACATTGAtgccatgtatttgtaaagctgaaatgcagctattaatctcccgctgtaaatttctgagttcggtctcagattctgtTGAGATGTGCGGGAGcatgaataataaatttaactgtgtattgacaagcactcgcttgttttcatACCTACACAACAAATTGTTCCAAGCCAATGTGAATCCGTCATTCGTCAATGGCGCTTTCGAAACGATAGATTTTGCCTCACCTCGCGTTTTTTGATTCAATTGGAATAATTTTTCTACCGGAGATAGCCTTGGATTATTCCCATAAATAGCAgcaaataaatccctaaatgagggccattgtaaaacatcgccatgaaatatttcggtatcacatggcggtaGATTGATGGTATACCTCACGGGTTCTACAgtttgttgtaaccgttcaggttgaaAAACTGTCGAATTGGAAGTAGGGCTTTGGTTGAACGCCGTGAGGTTGTGCATGTGTTCGCCCATCAAGGCcgcgcaacacacataagcgtggtaacagcttgtatatttaagtttgaggtcgtcaattgagcttgtgtcagaaggatccacttttggcaaacacaacttgtactctgactttacctctgcccacagagatttcagttcagcttgttgAACTTCAAGAGAGTAGGCACTTTGATTGTTTTCTGTTGGAGTAAAATactcctcaaactccagtagagcgtctgcagctgtGGTAAAGGCTCTGATTGATcccattgttttcaaaaattgaaccgtaactgcaaaaatgttgcacaaaatcgGGTCTgaacttgaaattaaaatttaaaaaaaatatttgcaaatatggtgcaaaaattcaaaagttataGTACCAATCACGGACAGACTCTAAATTAGTAGTGCGTTATTTCTTAGTGAAGAGTGAATATTAGAAagcacacaaaaaattaatcaatttagcAAATTATTTCTGAAAGTATTTTTCCGAATTTAATTAGTATGTGCTTGTTGGGTAATCGGCCCAATGCACTTGTACTTGCACTTGCAAATTTAGTGCAAtcccaaatttaatttgaaagtgcttgctgggtaatcgTCCCAATGCACTTGCTCGCTTAGTCCCTaactatgtacacaaacaaaattgatttgtgTTTAGTTGCTTTATTtgaatgcaaatataaatacaaatagaaattCAAAAGCACTTATTTGATGTATGTCCACCATTCACTTTCACTTTGTGCACTGGGTTATTTTCGAACTATTTCGATTTCACTACTACACTCCTTTGTTTGTTGGGATGGCTGCTGTGCTgccttgcctttgctgctttgcctttgctgcttggcctgtgctgtttctctgtgctgctttgcctttgctgcttcCTTTGCTGCTCTCACTTCGCCGTTTGGCTTTCTTGCTGTCGCTCACTTCACCTTTCTGCTTGGCCGGTGCTGCTTTGCTACTTTCTTTGGGTCTTCGCCTTTGCTGCTCTCACTTTGCTGCTCTGATTTTGCTGTTGGACGATCTAGCCGTCCAACTTTTCACCAATTTTTGTCGTCGCTCACTtcacttgttttaatttttgtattttgtttttttttttttttccactcgcgaaactgcagctgcgttattactgcttgcctttattgctattcgagCAATATATGGAAAGGCAGAGTTGAGGGATTAGACTCAAATTAACcataagaaaaaccaaaaaaccgaGAGAGATTGTTGATGCTCCAGACGGTTTTGTGcgtccaagaaatttataattttttctcgaaTAACAGAGAGTGTGGTTTTTTTCGCAAAGTGAAATAGTGCATTTGccaggtgtatttgttgttgtacttaaatgaagtacaatactacctgcaatcttgtgctttgcttttgtgggtagagtgccaaaaataagttttggtctccacttcacacagcacaatgggttttgtacataaatgatgccaaaattaaccaatctattgtctttagcttgcagagcacaaatccaaaatatgtttggctgtaacttgcgagttgctaaagcgggcaaattatgcactttcactttaataaaaaaatcgacttgttacctgttatccggctcgaaggaccaatgataattcgggtggtggagcacggtgctcgctcgttTCAATGatgagaaatattaaataaaaaacaaaggtttcttataatacttatatttaattataaacaaattggaaCCACACTTACCTACGTCTGTATCGCAGCGTTGTCGCAAAagaagagagcgcgcaactttttagtaagtgtttagttgcgcgcgaattaaaacttcgaaaagagaaaaggaaaagattgctctgccgatacagacgtggcaaaagaaattgggcggagGCGGCGTCAACAATAAGGCTTATCCTCATCAAATAAATAGATTTGATTTATCTCAAATTTAGCCTTTTGAAAATAAGCATATAATTCTCTTAATTtacttacttttatatttctgcATTTGTTAAAGATGTCACCATATGTTGTCTTTGGTCTTCCTTGTTGtgttaatttagttttaatttcttGCCATGTTGGGTTGTCGCCTAGTTCTTGTATGTATCTCCCTGCATCTCCCAGGATCTTTTCTTTAGCTATTATTTTCATCGCAAGGTTTATCAATAGTTGGTTGTTTTGTGGACATAAGTTGATGATGGCTTCCACTAATTTTATAAACGCCATTATATTATGCCCCTCGTCCAAACACCTTAGCTGTCTAAATTGTTGTAACAGCTCCTTCGTGTTTAATAATGATTGTGTCTGCATCTCGTTCTCGAATTGTAGCCTCATTTGGTTAATTGCTTCCTCTTGTTGCCTAATGACATTTGCCATTTGttccaattgttgttgttgattgctgCTTTGTCCATCCCTTTCGTCAACGTTCCTGTTGGCGTCGAAGCGGctcatgttttattttatccgtgtattgatttccaaaaatacatttttttttatatcttctcaCAACTTTGAAATACTGCGTCTGCGTTAATGTCACTtatttttacgttttattttaatttaattttatttaaatttcaccttaacagtttattattttattcactttcgcgataggtaaacttttattgtatttcttaaGATACACAACTGCGTGACTGCGCCAATTATACGAGTATGAAATAAggttgaattaaaaaacaagcTTAAGCTGTTACTTCTTCCTTTATTCAAGTGACTCTTAAGACTTACTTATTAcatggttcttacttctatttatactaactagtatgtttacttattactagttgatagtttgtttagatacagataatattatttgtttaggtttgtttacatatatattgtatgttttgtcatttgttttgttttaagataagcttattgtggtattcaaactcaatgttgttttgatacttgTTTGTTTACGATGAAGTGAttgcatttcaatttaaatcaaaccaacaaataaataaatgttttatacagtAATGTTATTGGGttgatttaagtattttcttattattttttctacgtTGGAGTTTTCATTACGTATTGTTGATTGTggaactatatatgtaactcCTCCGCCCCTAGACGAAGGATTCTCCTgaattctttctttatttattttacaatgaTTGCtcattaatattattgtaaagAATGTTACTATTAATATTACCACTGTTGGTACACTGTATGTTACaactttattgttgtattttatttcttctatttatttttagattatgTATCGacgttaattttaattcttctaaagATAGAGTGGCATTAAAAGTAATATTGTTGGATTGTGATGATATAATTTTGTCAAcaaacattttgtaattatttgcaaatttttggtTTGTTAATTCTATAGAacagttgttgtattttgttacataatttccatttaattgtAATGTTTCCGAGccacaattattttgaattaaataatttttttaattttttacaattatgatttcgttattaatattaattatttctgagTTAACACTTGTAATTAATTATCTATTGTACTCATAAATCTTAtcattatatttgaatatatttgaaatttcagcatttatttctttatttaaataagggtgcttaaatgagttaagcatccaccccctctacctgGTAAAACTGGTGCATCCTAATAAAACAGCTCAATGCACTACAGAATGCTACTGCAACGCAACACCAATAACTCACCACACTACATCAACCcactcagcataaaggatggGCCCTGAGCAGATAGATCAATTCGTCACCTGTCGTTCGCCTATCAACACGTCAACATTCGATCTTACAAGCCGCACATCCACATTCGCGCATTAAAATTCGCCACTTagttgctaaaagttccaaaaatgatttcagtcgaaaaaagtccgtgtacaccggctgaagctacacgctcaaagcaaggtgctacaaaa
The sequence above is a segment of the Bactrocera dorsalis isolate Fly_Bdor chromosome 6, ASM2337382v1, whole genome shotgun sequence genome. Coding sequences within it:
- the LOC125779180 gene encoding uncharacterized protein LOC125779180; the protein is MMAKQMMRPAHRITPIRMVASVCRHCLQQRYLCQQHPKANNFAYYTGAAETVAATAVTAATHRYADAATPPLPPQSQTLAPSSAVAASPHQQHYATSNAVAPLSDAIHHQQMQLQLQQQYEQRYQLQTAYYHQQQQASPSQSQQEDQHPSTQYLHAVATTTTVNQHAARSNRRATQSTATHHTTNTSQAATTTTVSTNVISYAKL